One Pochonia chlamydosporia 170 chromosome 5, whole genome shotgun sequence DNA segment encodes these proteins:
- a CDS encoding exonuclease III (similar to Metarhizium acridum CQMa 102 XP_007808542.1), translating to MRFQLLIHAAVVSLAVALVPEDRRSLRRDVISDRDAASEIARPVVVANAANMNEKTGLHEESHAKRDTSGLLNLAPNNAAFSQSFNYATKNANKKNWIGIYPSSVTGPDNETYTEDSLSWDYAPDDKGTVQLSTANLPPGQYKAYFLANEGYKWLAKPVEFKVENPWGSISVNVDAPALTFNYSTPHPDPKNWIGIYQSYGGGPESQKFNSGSLTYEYAPEANGTVKVNATNLQPGLTYRAFFLAKGGYKWLASPIDMVNPGDGPLKFITDQLTTHNAREGEPFQATLGGMLENPRDTRSRFAKGKSNATDTSTNGWVNISTEGIISGTPPKASGNSTTKFVVEALGSDGSTAEITVAIPIVPQGEAMVSTLTVLSFNLWFGGTPVKNYHAKQVRFITESGADIVGLQESTGGHAIRLAKAMGWDYWQGNDVGIISRYPMVKQYAPVEAAGSVRIALDRGHEINFWNCHLGYTPYGPYDFCFDHMSPEEVLKNEEKSRRTPQIVNIMKHMQDHLSSYSNIPVIFTGDFNAPSHLDWTNATKKLHCGTGYFPWPTSKHPVDAGLVDSFREANSDPLTEPGITWSPIFLNNEGRVEPKDRIDFIYHKGLKTISSEAVVVGKPRPQPDHENNEWPSDHAAVKTVFKVGKNSFVEPGNSRVLWGVISAIIAATAACASWIVCACVRKRKSNKDAEEKARKPSDSGDTSGETSG from the coding sequence ATGAGGTTTCAATTGCTCATACATGCGGCTGTAGTCAGTCTAGCAGTGGCTCTGGTACCCGAAGACCGGAGATCACTTCGTCGAGACGTCATTTCAGATCGTGACGCTGCTTCAGAAATCGCCAGGCCGGTTGTTGTCgcaaacgccgccaacatgAATGAGAAGACGGGTCTTCATGAGGAGTCCCACGCCAAGAGGGACACATCTGGCTTGCTTAATTTAGCTCCTAACAATGCCGCCTTCAGTCAGTCGTTCAATTATGCGACAAAGAATGCTAACAAGAAGAATTGGATCGGCATCTACCCATCCAGCGTCACTGGACCTGACAACGAGACTTACACCGAAGACTCTTTGTCATGGGATTATGCCCCTGACGATAAGGGAACAGTACAGTTGTCAACTGCCAATTTGCCTCCTGGCCAGTACAAGGCTTACTTCCTCGCCAATGAGGGCTATAAATGGCTAGCCAAGCCTGTCGAGTTCAAAGTTGAGAATCCATGGGGCTCTATTTCAGTCAACGTTGATGCTCCAGCATTGACCTTCAATTATTCGACTCCCCATCCTGACCCGAAAAACTGGATTGGAATCTATCAGTCCTACGGCGGCGGGCCAGAATCACAAAAGTTCAACAGTGGCTCTTTGACCTATGAATATGCACCAGAAGCAAATGGCACTGTGAAGGTGAACGCCACAAATTTACAGCCTGGTCTGACTTATCGAGCCTTCTTTCTCGCCAAAGGCGGATacaagtggctggccagcccGATTGATATGGTCAACCCGGGCGACGGGCCCCTGAAGTTCATCACTGACCAGCTAACCACTCACAATGCTCGGGAAGGCGAGCCCTTCCAGGCCACTCTTGGTGGGATGCTGGAGAACCCCCGTGATACGCGCAGCAGATTCGCCAAGGGCAAGTCCAATGCTACTGATACAAGCACCAATGGCTGGGTCAATATTTCCACTGAAGGAATTATCAGTGGTACACCGCCCAAAGCATCTGGAAACTCTACTACCAAATTCGTTGTCGAGGCTTTGGGTTCTGATGGATCCACCGCTGAAATCACGGTGGCCATCCCAATCGTCCCACAAGGCGAAGCCATGGTCAGCACGCTAACTGTGTTGTCTTTCAACCTGTGGTTCGGAGGTACCCCGGTGAAGAACTACCATGCAAAGCAGGTACGGTTCATTACAGAGAGTGGAGCGGATATTGTAGGTCTCCAGGAGAGCACTGGAGGTCATGCAATCCGCCTTGCGAAGGCTATGGGCTGGGACTACTGGCAGGGCAATGATGTTGGCATTATCTCCCGCTATCCCATGGTGAAGCAGTATGCTCCAGTCGAAGCTGCTGGTTCTGTGCGTATCGCCTTGGATAGGGGACACGAAATTAACTTCTGGAACTGCCATCTTGGGTACACGCCTTATGGCCCGTACGATTTCTGCTTCGACCACATGTCCCCTGAGGAGGTTCTAAAGAACGAAGAAAAGTCTCGCCGCACACCTCAGATTGTCAACATCATGAAACATATGCAGGATCACCTTTCCAGCTACAGCAACATCCCCGTTATCTTCACTGGTGATTTCAATGCGCCATCGCATCTGGATTGGACCAACGCTACCAAAAAGCTTCATTGCGGAACAGGATACTTCCCCTGGCCTACGTCGAAGCACCCCGTCGATGCTGGCCTGGTCGACTCCTTTAGAGAAGCCAATAGTGACCCCTTGACCGAACCCGGCATCACGTGGTCACCAATTTTCCTTAACAACGAAGGCCGAGTTGAACCAAAAGATCGCATTGACTTTATCTATCACAAGGGGTTGAAGACCATTTCGTCCGAAgctgtggtggtgggcaAGCCTAGACCGCAACCAGACCACGAGAACAACGAATGGCCATCCGATCATGCCGCCGTGAAGACTGTCTTCAAAGTAGGAAAGAACAGCTTTGTTGAGCCGGGCAATTCCCGTGTGCTCTGGGGTGTAATTAGTGCCATCATTGCTGCTACAGCAGCATGTGCATCCTGGATTGTGTGCGCGTGTGTTCGCAAGCGCAAGTCAAACAAAGATGCAGAGGAGAAGGCAAGAAAGCCCAGTGATTCGGGTGATACATCTGGAGAGACATCCGGTTAG